The genomic DNA CTCACGTTCCTGATCCAGAATTAGCTCGGTTCTATCGAGCCTTGATGGCCTCGGAAGCAAGGCACTATGGGGCCTATTGGGTCTTAGCGACGACCTACTATGAGCGATCGCTGGTGGAGCAACGCCTAGAAGAGTTGGCAATAGTAGAAAGTCAATTGCTAGCGACCCTACATCCAGAACCCAGAATTCATAGCTGATGCAGAGGTGTTATCGAGAGTTTGTGATTCGGTCTTGGCAACCGAGCGATCGCACCGCTGCTACCGAAGTCATTCGTTCCGTCCTAGCTGAGTATGGCTTGGGTTGGGAATCGGAAGGAGCCGATCGCGATGTCTTAGAAGTCGAAGCTTGCTATCAAGCAGTGGGCGGTGAATTTTGGGTGGTGGAACATCAAAACCGAGTTGTAGGAACAGCAGCCTACTACCCAGTGGATCGCGGAGAAACAGCGGTTGAAGTTCGCAAGATGTACTTGTTGCCCGAAGTGCGAGGGCAAGGACTGGGCAAGTATTTATTGCAGCAATTAGAGCAAGCGATCGCCGCGCAACAATTTCAAACCATCTGGATCGAGACTGCCAGTGTCTTAGCTGAGGCTGTCAAACTATACGAAAGCAATGGTTATCAACCTGCAACGGGAGTTGAGACCGCTCGGTGCGATCGCGTCTATCTTAAGCGGCTCTAAGGCTCGATTAAGGGCGACCTAGCACCACGCCCCAAAAATAATCTTCAAACGGCCCTTCATCCGCATCTACTTTCATCTGTTTGGCCCAAGAATAAATATCGCAACTAAAGTGACCGCTATCGTGTTTCAGAAATTGGCCCTTTTGGATGACGATGTTGCCGACCAGGGTGATCCAGTGACTAGGATAGGGCAGTAACGGCTGCTTATTCTGCAAGAGTCCTTCCGCTGTGATCAAGGCAAAAGCTACACCGCCAGAGGCAATGACTTCCGCAGCTTCAGTTAGAGCTTCAAACTCGCCAAACAGGTATGTGTGGTCATACTTTACATCGCGGTAGCCGAGAATCTCTCGCACCCAGCCTTTCATTTCCCAAGATTTGGTCATGCCTGACAAATTACGCATCACATCAGGAGCACCTGGATCAACTGGAAACAAAAGGTTTTCGGAATCGCGCAAGGTAGAAAGGAGCATCCAATCTGCTTGACCCATGCGGAGACGACCCTGGCTCTGGCGCAAGCGGCTCGTTGCTTCCACCCGACGAGTTTTCGACTGAAAACTGCCTACTTCATACAAACTGCGACAAATTTCGACATAGCGCACTGGCTGCTTCCGCACTAGTTCGAAGGCGATCGCGGCAGGTCCACAAAAAGGTTGACCTCCCTGATTAATTTGAAACGGATCAGCAATTCGAGCCCGCATTTCTGCCACTAGCGTCGCTTTGTCGAGGTACGGCCACATCCCCGGAGCCACAGAGCGCTCAAAGTCTGCGATCGCTTGCTGCGCTTGATCAATCAAGGCTAGGTTAGGCAATGGAGCGCCTGCGGGTGAATGGGTCATAGTGATCTCTGCTTCCTTCTAGGGCTTGAAATATCTTGAAATATTGAGGGGTAACGGGTTCCTACAGTGCCAAGATTACAGAAATCGCCGTAAAGCGCACATGCTTTAGCGGTGGGATATAAGGCGGTGTTCGCGGAGCGTGTGCGTCGCACAAACCGGAGGCGAACAACTATCTTGAGGGCTGAGAATCAATGTATCGACGAATAGTATCCCCAGAAACACGACCCGCCGTAGAAACAAAATAACTACGAGTCCAAAGGCTAGGTAGCTTGGTTTTTAGCCAAGCAAACTCTTGCCTCAGTTCATGAGAAGTAAACCCCTTGATGCGCTGAATGATTTGAT from Trichocoleus desertorum ATA4-8-CV12 includes the following:
- a CDS encoding GNAT family N-acetyltransferase — translated: MQRCYREFVIRSWQPSDRTAATEVIRSVLAEYGLGWESEGADRDVLEVEACYQAVGGEFWVVEHQNRVVGTAAYYPVDRGETAVEVRKMYLLPEVRGQGLGKYLLQQLEQAIAAQQFQTIWIETASVLAEAVKLYESNGYQPATGVETARCDRVYLKRL
- a CDS encoding transposase, producing the protein QIIQRIKGFTSHELRQEFAWLKTKLPSLWTRSYFVSTAGRVSGDTIRRYIDSQPSR